A section of the Humulus lupulus chromosome 2, drHumLupu1.1, whole genome shotgun sequence genome encodes:
- the LOC133819982 gene encoding G-type lectin S-receptor-like serine/threonine-protein kinase SD1-1: protein MARTFGGDQTEGVTNRVVGTFGYMAPEYAIDGQFSVKSDVFSFGNLILEIVSGKRNKGFYNPSDNINLIGQAWNLWKEGRSLELIDECYCVESCMLSEVLRCIHVALLCVQQLPEDRPAMSSVLLMLGEKNALPQPKEPSFFLGKHTCEASTSSLTKQETSSTNDFTISLIHAR from the exons ATGGCTAGAACTTTTGGGGGTGATCAGACAGAAGGAGTTACAAACAGAGTAGTTGGGACCTT TGGCTACATGGCACCAGAGTATGCTATCGATGGCCAGTTCTCGGTCAAATCTGATGTCTTTAGCTTTGGCAATTTGATTTTAGAGATTGTAAGTGGCAAGAGAAATAAAGGGTTTTATAATCCAAGTGACAACATTAATCTCATAGGACAA GCATGGAATTTGTGGAAAGAAGGAAGGTCATTAGAACTGATTGATGAATGCTATTGTGTCGAATCATGCATGCTCTCGGAAGTGTTGCGTTGTATCCATGTCGCTCTCTTGTGTGTTCAACAGCTTCCTGAAGATAGGCCTGCAATGTCATCTGTGCTTCTGATGTTAGGTGAGAAGAATGCTCTGCCTCAACCCAAAGAGCCAAGTTTCTTTTTAGGGAAACATACATGTGAAGCAAGCACTTCCTCTTTAACAAAACAAGAGACTTCTTCAACCAATGACTTTACCATAAGTCTTATCCATGCTCGATAG